In Labrus bergylta chromosome 1, fLabBer1.1, whole genome shotgun sequence, one genomic interval encodes:
- the myom2a gene encoding myomesin-2 isoform X2: MLYIVLSASIHGVEGEQHSSSDRVIFLLPSASASQAASGWSATALRCFNLSGKSSSKSLSQVQAQATEAMAEPAYTIPAFRQRTAEGTEEYQRVSTNVGKGLVVIQEELQRMRVATKAKVDSLAIQREVKNMMVKRLDILDDIPKMPDFLIALRPHTVWEKTPVKLFCTVQGTPRPIVKWYKGGVPVDPLSAPGKYKIENKYGVHSLIISRCVVSDTAEYSAVATNPHGTASSKAMVAVKRPAGAGELCHLGLVPHLTEIHASKLEVTLLDRFSVSFGVEDGSISLVCTMVVVPDLPNVPPLAQWYRDDKLLKPSSLVQMSVGGGVARLTLPQLAKDDEGLYTLRIFTKDGTAEHSAYLFVSDAASSKPGAPGAPMSVKAYDINSDYVLVAWKPPNTVNEAAITGYFVDRCEAGKDSWVQCNDSPVKVCKYPVHGLSVGHSYHFRVRAVNSAGTSRPSRMSDKVTALDAAESERLQGTEEGVPSAPGKVVATRNTKSSVFVQWEAPKALKNLMGYYIDGRVVGAKDWFPCNHKPFKHTRFVVHGLIPGETYAFRVQAVNVFGLSDESEESSPIAVESALATPSAPYSITLLNSDGSSITIAWKSPKHCGGSKVNAFYVDKRNADTLVWKEVNLQAVTERICTIDSLTEGTFYEFKVQAANMAGVGVPSAPSAAMKCEAWTMEEPGPAYDLSFSEVRSHSLVLLWKAPIYTGAGAVSGYLVDMAKKGSSEFVTLNQEAVSHRYLKVSGLEEGESYVFRVRAINAKGVGKPSQVSEPVCAKALPGTQEIVAGVDEETGDVFLSLEACEICDTSKFVWSKNYKPIGDCPRVAVTKKGRTSRLTFTNPDKDDLGKYSVVVTDTDGVSASHTLTEDALNTMLELSYAIRHPVVPLKHGLNYEILEKGHVRFWVQAVKLSPSVSYRFIVNDKEVTNGEGHKISHDVASGIIQMTVDLFTRANEGTYTVQITDGKAKTQSSQVLVGDVFKVALKEAEFQRKEHIRKQGPHFSEYLHFTVTEDCTVMLACKLANVKKETTFHWYREDDEIVPETPPNVMSGACALPIPLFSRKDQGIFKATLSDDRGKDTSVFDISGQVFDDIINAIAKIAGSSASDLVLQCTPEGIRLQCYMNYYTEEMKTIWKHKESKIASSEKMRIGGTAEMAWMQICDPSDKEKGHYSIEISDGEKTHTRTFDLSGQAYTDAYEEYLRLKAAAFAEKNRGRVVGGLPDVVTIMEEKSLSLTCTVWGEPTPEVTWFKNEQEVASNEHTRVMFDGGKFASLVINKVTPDDSGKYSINVRNKYGGEFVEITVSVYRHGEQIPVAKVGQPKTPAATPASTPVPPRSPAPPSKTPTPTPSKSQTPMSMKSPTPASTPASTPVPKSPTPTPKSPTPTPSRGVKSPTPPRFMKSPTPPRK; encoded by the exons ATGCTATATATAGTCTTAAGTGCGTCCATACATGGGGTGGAAGGGGAACAGCATTCCTCCAGTGACAGGGTAATATTTTTGTTACCATCAGCAAGTGCTTCCCAAGCGGCATCAGGCTGGTCTGCCACCGCTTTGCGCTGTTTTAATCTCTCGGG GAAATCAAGCTCTAAATCATTGAGCCAGGTGCAGGCCCAAGCCACAGAGGCTATGGCGGAACCAGCGTACACCATACCGGCGTTCCGGCAGAG GACTGCTGAGGGGACAGAGGAGTACCAGAGAGTGAGCACGAATGTTGGGAAAGGATTGGTCGTTattcaggaggagctgcagaggatGAGGGTTGCTACCAAGGCCAAAGTGGATAGTCTGGCTATCcagagagag gttaagAACATGATGGTGAAGAGGCTGGATATTTTGGATGATATCCCCAAGATGCCGGACTTTCTGATTGCCCTGCGGCCCCACACAGTGTGGGAGAAGACCCCTGTCAAACTGTTCTGCACTGTGCAGGGAACCCCGAGGCCCATTGTCAAATG GTATAAAGGAGGTGTGCCAGTCGACCCCTTGAGTGCTCCAGGAAAGTACAAGATTGAAAACAAGTATGGAGTCCACAGTTTGATCATTAGCAG GTGTGTTGTGAGTGATACTGCTGAGTACAGCGCTGTGGCCACCAACCCTCATGGCACAGCTAGCAGCAAGGCAATGGTTGCTGTGAAGA GACCAGCAGGAGCCGGAGAGCTCTGCCATCTTGGACtgg TGCCCCATCTGACTGAGATCCATGCCAGTAAGCTGGAGGTGACCCTGCTCGATCGTTTCTCAGTGTCCTTTGGTGTGGAGGATGGCTCCATCAGTCTGGTGTGTACCATGGTGGTGGTACCCGACCTGCCTAACGTCCCCCCCCTCGCCCAGTGGTACAGAGACG ATAAACTGCTGAAGCCCAGCAGCCTGGTACAGATGTCTGTGGGTGGTGGTGTCGCCCGTCTGACTCTACCTCAGCTGGCCAAGGACGATGAAGGTCTCTACACCCTCCGCATCTTTACAAAGGACGGCACCGCTGAGCACAGTGCCTACCTGTTTGTCTCAG ATGCCGCCTCCTCTAAGCCCGGGGCCCCTGGTGCACCAATGAGCGTGAAGGCATATGACATCAACTCAGACTACGTCTTGGTTGCCTGGAAACCCCCAAACACCGTCAATGAGGCAGCAATCACCGGATACTTTGTGGATAG GTGTGAAGCAGGAAAAGACTCCTGGGTCCAGTGCAACGACTCCCCTGTGAAGGTTTGTAAATACCCAGTGCACGGCCTGAGCGTGGGACACTCCTACCACTTCCGGGTCAGAGCCGTTAACAGCGCCGGCACCAGCAGACCTTCACGTATGTCGGACAAAGTGACCGCCCTTGATGCTGCCGAGAGCGAAAGGCTGCAAGGTACCGAGGAAG GTGTCCCCTCCGCTCCCGGTAAGGTCGTTGCCACCAGAAACACAAAGTCGTCCGTGTTTGTGCAGTGGGAAGCTCCCAAAGCTCTGAAAAACCTGATGGGATATTATATCGATGGCCGCGTTGTCGGCGCCAAGGACTGGTTCCCCTGTAATCACAAACCTTTCAAACACACCAG GTTTGTGGTCCACGGCCTGATCCCTGGAGAGACCTATGCCTTCCGTGTTCAAGCTGTCAACGTCTTTGGTCTCAGCGATGAGTCTGAGGAGTCCTCTCCCATCGCTGTGGAGTCGGCCCTCG CCACTCCCAGTGCTCCATACAGCATCACCTTGCTGAACAGCGACGGCTCCTCCATAACTATCGCCTGGAAGAGTCCCAAACACTGCGGCGGCTCTAAGGTCAATGCTTTCTACGTTGACAAGAGAAACGCAGACACTTTGGTGTGGAAGGAGGTCAACCTGCAGGCTGTCACTGAGAGGATCTGCACT ATTGACAGCCTGACAGAGGGAACCTTCTACGAGTTTAAGGTCCAGGCCGCTAACATGGCCggtgtgggcgtgccctcagctCCCAGCGCCGCAATGAAATGTGAAGCTTGGACCATGGAAGAGCCAG GCCCCGCCTACGACCTGAGCTTCAGTGAGGTCAGAAGTCACTCCCTGGTCCTCCTGTGGAAAGCTCCCATCTACACCGGAGCTGGTGCAGTCAGTGGATATCTTGTGGACATGGCCAAGAAGGGGTCATCTGAGTTTGTCACTCTGAACCAGGAAGCTGTGAGCCATCGTTATCTGAAG GTGTCAGGTCTGGAGGAAGGTGAAAGCTACGTGTTCAGAGTTCGTGCTATTAATGCAAAGGGTGTGGGAAAACCTTCTCAGGTGTCCGAGCCGGTCTGTGCCAAAGCTCTGCCAG GCACCCAGGAGATCGTAGCTGGAGTGGATGAGGAGACCGGAGATGTCTTCCTGTCTCTGGAGGCCTGTGAGATCTGTGACACGTCCAAGTTTGTCTGGTCTAAGAACTACAAACCCATCGGAGATTGCCCCAGAGTGGCTGTGACAAAAAAGGGCAGAAC TTCCAGACTGACTTTCACCAACCCTGATAAAGACGATTTGGGAAAATACTCTGTGGTGGTCACCGACACAGACGGAGTCTCTGCTAGCCACACTCTGACTGAGGACG ctctgaacaCCATGCTGGAGCTCAGCTACGCCATCAGACATCCAG TTGTTCCTCTGAAACATGGTCTGAACTACGAGATCTTGGAGAAGGGTCACGTACGTTTCTGGGTGCAGGCCGTCAAACTGTCGCCATCTGTGTCCTACAGGTTCATAGTTAATGACAAGGAGGTCACCAACGGGGAG GGACATAAGATCAGTCACGACGTGGCCTCAGGAATCATCCAGATGACGGTCGATCTTTTTACCAGAGCCAACGAGGGCACGTACACTGTCCAGATCACCGATGGCAAGGCCAAAACTCAGAGCTCCCAGGTGCTGGTTGGAGATG TGTTCAAAGTTGCTCTGAAGGAGGCTGAGTTCCAGAGGAAAGAGCACATCAGGAAGCAAG GTCCACATTTCTCTGAGTATCTGCATTTCACTGTCACTGAGGACTGCACTGTCATGCTCGCCTGCAAG CTGGCTAACGTGAAGAAGGAGACGACTTTCCACTGGTACAGAGAGGACGATGAGATCGTTCCAGAAACTCCTCCAAATGTCATGTCTGGAGCCTGTGCTCTCCCCATCCCTCTG ttctCCAGGAAAGATCAGGGCATCTTCAAGGCCACACTCAGTGACGACAGAGGAAAGGACACGTCTGTGTTTGATATTTCAGGACAAG tgtttgatgacatcattaacGCCATTGCTAAGATCGCTG GTTCATCTGCCTCTGATCTGGTGCTGCAGTGTACTCCAGAGGGCATCAGGCTGCAGTGCTACATGAACTACTacacagaggagatgaagacCATCTGGAAACACAA GGAGAGTAAGATTGCCTCCTCTGAGAAGATGAGGATCGGTGGAACAGCTGAGATGGCCTGGATGCAGATCTGTGATCCATCCGACAAGGAGAAGGGTCACTACTCCATCGAGATCTCAGATGGCGAGAAGACTCACACCAGGACCTTTGATCTCTCTGGACAAG CATACACTGATGCCTATGAGGAGTACCTGAGACTTAA GGCAGCTGCATTCGCTGAGAAAA aCCGTGGCAGAGTTGTCGGTGGTCTGCCTGACGTCGTCACTATAATGGAAGAGAAG TCTCTGAGCCTGACCTGTACCGTGTGGGGCGAGCCGACACCTGAGGTCACCTGGTTCAAGAATGAGCAGGAGGTCGCCTCCAACGAGCACACTAGGGTCATGTTCGACGGTGGCAAGTTTGCCAGCCTTGTCATCAACAAAGTCACTCCCGACGACTCGGGCAAGTACAGCATCAACGTGCGGAACAAGTACGGCGGCGAGTTCGTCGAGATCACCGTCAGCGTGTACCGGCATGGCGAGCAGATCCCAGTGGCCAAAGTAGGACAACCCAAAACACCTGCTGCCACGCCTGCATCCACGCCTGTGCCGCCCAGGTCCCCAGCTCCCCCCTCCAAGACCCCCACTCCCACCCCCTCCAAGTCCCAGACCCCGATGTCCATGAAGAGCCCAACTCCAGCCTCCACCCCTGCTTCTACTCCCGTCCCGAAATCTCCAACCCCGACCCCCAAGTCTCCAACCCCGACTCCATCTCGCGGTGTCAAGTCGCCAACCCCACCCAGATTCATGAAGTCCCCGACCCCACCCAGAAAGTAA
- the myom2a gene encoding myomesin-2 isoform X3 → MAEPAYTIPAFRQRTAEGTEEYQRVSTNVGKGLVVIQEELQRMRVATKAKVDSLAIQREVKNMMVKRLDILDDIPKMPDFLIALRPHTVWEKTPVKLFCTVQGTPRPIVKWYKGGVPVDPLSAPGKYKIENKYGVHSLIISRCVVSDTAEYSAVATNPHGTASSKAMVAVKRPAGAGELCHLGLVPHLTEIHASKLEVTLLDRFSVSFGVEDGSISLVCTMVVVPDLPNVPPLAQWYRDDKLLKPSSLVQMSVGGGVARLTLPQLAKDDEGLYTLRIFTKDGTAEHSAYLFVSDAASSKPGAPGAPMSVKAYDINSDYVLVAWKPPNTVNEAAITGYFVDRCEAGKDSWVQCNDSPVKVCKYPVHGLSVGHSYHFRVRAVNSAGTSRPSRMSDKVTALDAAESERLQGTEEGVPSAPGKVVATRNTKSSVFVQWEAPKALKNLMGYYIDGRVVGAKDWFPCNHKPFKHTRFVVHGLIPGETYAFRVQAVNVFGLSDESEESSPIAVESALATPSAPYSITLLNSDGSSITIAWKSPKHCGGSKVNAFYVDKRNADTLVWKEVNLQAVTERICTIDSLTEGTFYEFKVQAANMAGVGVPSAPSAAMKCEAWTMEEPGPAYDLSFSEVRSHSLVLLWKAPIYTGAGAVSGYLVDMAKKGSSEFVTLNQEAVSHRYLKVSGLEEGESYVFRVRAINAKGVGKPSQVSEPVCAKALPGTQEIVAGVDEETGDVFLSLEACEICDTSKFVWSKNYKPIGDCPRVAVTKKGRTSRLTFTNPDKDDLGKYSVVVTDTDGVSASHTLTEDALNTMLELSYAIRHPVVPLKHGLNYEILEKGHVRFWVQAVKLSPSVSYRFIVNDKEVTNGEGHKISHDVASGIIQMTVDLFTRANEGTYTVQITDGKAKTQSSQVLVGDVFKVALKEAEFQRKEHIRKQGPHFSEYLHFTVTEDCTVMLACKLANVKKETTFHWYREDDEIVPETPPNVMSGACALPIPLFSRKDQGIFKATLSDDRGKDTSVFDISGQVFDDIINAIAKIAGSSASDLVLQCTPEGIRLQCYMNYYTEEMKTIWKHKESKIASSEKMRIGGTAEMAWMQICDPSDKEKGHYSIEISDGEKTHTRTFDLSGQAYTDAYEEYLRLKAAAFAEKNRGRVVGGLPDVVTIMEEKSLSLTCTVWGEPTPEVTWFKNEQEVASNEHTRVMFDGGKFASLVINKVTPDDSGKYSINVRNKYGGEFVEITVSVYRHGEQIPVAKVGQPKTPAATPASTPVPPRSPAPPSKTPTPTPSKSQTPMSMKSPTPASTPASTPVPKSPTPTPKSPTPTPSRGVKSPTPPRFMKSPTPPRK, encoded by the exons ATGGCGGAACCAGCGTACACCATACCGGCGTTCCGGCAGAG GACTGCTGAGGGGACAGAGGAGTACCAGAGAGTGAGCACGAATGTTGGGAAAGGATTGGTCGTTattcaggaggagctgcagaggatGAGGGTTGCTACCAAGGCCAAAGTGGATAGTCTGGCTATCcagagagag gttaagAACATGATGGTGAAGAGGCTGGATATTTTGGATGATATCCCCAAGATGCCGGACTTTCTGATTGCCCTGCGGCCCCACACAGTGTGGGAGAAGACCCCTGTCAAACTGTTCTGCACTGTGCAGGGAACCCCGAGGCCCATTGTCAAATG GTATAAAGGAGGTGTGCCAGTCGACCCCTTGAGTGCTCCAGGAAAGTACAAGATTGAAAACAAGTATGGAGTCCACAGTTTGATCATTAGCAG GTGTGTTGTGAGTGATACTGCTGAGTACAGCGCTGTGGCCACCAACCCTCATGGCACAGCTAGCAGCAAGGCAATGGTTGCTGTGAAGA GACCAGCAGGAGCCGGAGAGCTCTGCCATCTTGGACtgg TGCCCCATCTGACTGAGATCCATGCCAGTAAGCTGGAGGTGACCCTGCTCGATCGTTTCTCAGTGTCCTTTGGTGTGGAGGATGGCTCCATCAGTCTGGTGTGTACCATGGTGGTGGTACCCGACCTGCCTAACGTCCCCCCCCTCGCCCAGTGGTACAGAGACG ATAAACTGCTGAAGCCCAGCAGCCTGGTACAGATGTCTGTGGGTGGTGGTGTCGCCCGTCTGACTCTACCTCAGCTGGCCAAGGACGATGAAGGTCTCTACACCCTCCGCATCTTTACAAAGGACGGCACCGCTGAGCACAGTGCCTACCTGTTTGTCTCAG ATGCCGCCTCCTCTAAGCCCGGGGCCCCTGGTGCACCAATGAGCGTGAAGGCATATGACATCAACTCAGACTACGTCTTGGTTGCCTGGAAACCCCCAAACACCGTCAATGAGGCAGCAATCACCGGATACTTTGTGGATAG GTGTGAAGCAGGAAAAGACTCCTGGGTCCAGTGCAACGACTCCCCTGTGAAGGTTTGTAAATACCCAGTGCACGGCCTGAGCGTGGGACACTCCTACCACTTCCGGGTCAGAGCCGTTAACAGCGCCGGCACCAGCAGACCTTCACGTATGTCGGACAAAGTGACCGCCCTTGATGCTGCCGAGAGCGAAAGGCTGCAAGGTACCGAGGAAG GTGTCCCCTCCGCTCCCGGTAAGGTCGTTGCCACCAGAAACACAAAGTCGTCCGTGTTTGTGCAGTGGGAAGCTCCCAAAGCTCTGAAAAACCTGATGGGATATTATATCGATGGCCGCGTTGTCGGCGCCAAGGACTGGTTCCCCTGTAATCACAAACCTTTCAAACACACCAG GTTTGTGGTCCACGGCCTGATCCCTGGAGAGACCTATGCCTTCCGTGTTCAAGCTGTCAACGTCTTTGGTCTCAGCGATGAGTCTGAGGAGTCCTCTCCCATCGCTGTGGAGTCGGCCCTCG CCACTCCCAGTGCTCCATACAGCATCACCTTGCTGAACAGCGACGGCTCCTCCATAACTATCGCCTGGAAGAGTCCCAAACACTGCGGCGGCTCTAAGGTCAATGCTTTCTACGTTGACAAGAGAAACGCAGACACTTTGGTGTGGAAGGAGGTCAACCTGCAGGCTGTCACTGAGAGGATCTGCACT ATTGACAGCCTGACAGAGGGAACCTTCTACGAGTTTAAGGTCCAGGCCGCTAACATGGCCggtgtgggcgtgccctcagctCCCAGCGCCGCAATGAAATGTGAAGCTTGGACCATGGAAGAGCCAG GCCCCGCCTACGACCTGAGCTTCAGTGAGGTCAGAAGTCACTCCCTGGTCCTCCTGTGGAAAGCTCCCATCTACACCGGAGCTGGTGCAGTCAGTGGATATCTTGTGGACATGGCCAAGAAGGGGTCATCTGAGTTTGTCACTCTGAACCAGGAAGCTGTGAGCCATCGTTATCTGAAG GTGTCAGGTCTGGAGGAAGGTGAAAGCTACGTGTTCAGAGTTCGTGCTATTAATGCAAAGGGTGTGGGAAAACCTTCTCAGGTGTCCGAGCCGGTCTGTGCCAAAGCTCTGCCAG GCACCCAGGAGATCGTAGCTGGAGTGGATGAGGAGACCGGAGATGTCTTCCTGTCTCTGGAGGCCTGTGAGATCTGTGACACGTCCAAGTTTGTCTGGTCTAAGAACTACAAACCCATCGGAGATTGCCCCAGAGTGGCTGTGACAAAAAAGGGCAGAAC TTCCAGACTGACTTTCACCAACCCTGATAAAGACGATTTGGGAAAATACTCTGTGGTGGTCACCGACACAGACGGAGTCTCTGCTAGCCACACTCTGACTGAGGACG ctctgaacaCCATGCTGGAGCTCAGCTACGCCATCAGACATCCAG TTGTTCCTCTGAAACATGGTCTGAACTACGAGATCTTGGAGAAGGGTCACGTACGTTTCTGGGTGCAGGCCGTCAAACTGTCGCCATCTGTGTCCTACAGGTTCATAGTTAATGACAAGGAGGTCACCAACGGGGAG GGACATAAGATCAGTCACGACGTGGCCTCAGGAATCATCCAGATGACGGTCGATCTTTTTACCAGAGCCAACGAGGGCACGTACACTGTCCAGATCACCGATGGCAAGGCCAAAACTCAGAGCTCCCAGGTGCTGGTTGGAGATG TGTTCAAAGTTGCTCTGAAGGAGGCTGAGTTCCAGAGGAAAGAGCACATCAGGAAGCAAG GTCCACATTTCTCTGAGTATCTGCATTTCACTGTCACTGAGGACTGCACTGTCATGCTCGCCTGCAAG CTGGCTAACGTGAAGAAGGAGACGACTTTCCACTGGTACAGAGAGGACGATGAGATCGTTCCAGAAACTCCTCCAAATGTCATGTCTGGAGCCTGTGCTCTCCCCATCCCTCTG ttctCCAGGAAAGATCAGGGCATCTTCAAGGCCACACTCAGTGACGACAGAGGAAAGGACACGTCTGTGTTTGATATTTCAGGACAAG tgtttgatgacatcattaacGCCATTGCTAAGATCGCTG GTTCATCTGCCTCTGATCTGGTGCTGCAGTGTACTCCAGAGGGCATCAGGCTGCAGTGCTACATGAACTACTacacagaggagatgaagacCATCTGGAAACACAA GGAGAGTAAGATTGCCTCCTCTGAGAAGATGAGGATCGGTGGAACAGCTGAGATGGCCTGGATGCAGATCTGTGATCCATCCGACAAGGAGAAGGGTCACTACTCCATCGAGATCTCAGATGGCGAGAAGACTCACACCAGGACCTTTGATCTCTCTGGACAAG CATACACTGATGCCTATGAGGAGTACCTGAGACTTAA GGCAGCTGCATTCGCTGAGAAAA aCCGTGGCAGAGTTGTCGGTGGTCTGCCTGACGTCGTCACTATAATGGAAGAGAAG TCTCTGAGCCTGACCTGTACCGTGTGGGGCGAGCCGACACCTGAGGTCACCTGGTTCAAGAATGAGCAGGAGGTCGCCTCCAACGAGCACACTAGGGTCATGTTCGACGGTGGCAAGTTTGCCAGCCTTGTCATCAACAAAGTCACTCCCGACGACTCGGGCAAGTACAGCATCAACGTGCGGAACAAGTACGGCGGCGAGTTCGTCGAGATCACCGTCAGCGTGTACCGGCATGGCGAGCAGATCCCAGTGGCCAAAGTAGGACAACCCAAAACACCTGCTGCCACGCCTGCATCCACGCCTGTGCCGCCCAGGTCCCCAGCTCCCCCCTCCAAGACCCCCACTCCCACCCCCTCCAAGTCCCAGACCCCGATGTCCATGAAGAGCCCAACTCCAGCCTCCACCCCTGCTTCTACTCCCGTCCCGAAATCTCCAACCCCGACCCCCAAGTCTCCAACCCCGACTCCATCTCGCGGTGTCAAGTCGCCAACCCCACCCAGATTCATGAAGTCCCCGACCCCACCCAGAAAGTAA